A section of the Salmo salar chromosome ssa05, Ssal_v3.1, whole genome shotgun sequence genome encodes:
- the LOC106605530 gene encoding E3 ubiquitin-protein ligase UBR5 isoform X22, with amino-acid sequence MTSIHFVVHPLPGTEDQLNDRLREVSEKLNKYNFNSHPHLNLLEQATLKQCVVGPNHAGFLLEDGRVCRISFAVQPDRLELTKPDGNDGSKLSGSGSGTGRSSRPGRTSDPPWFLSGSDTLGRLAGNTLGSRWSSGVNGGSGGGGGGGGGGGGGSSSVGGAGGGGVGGAVSGGGGGGGSSGRSSTAARDSRRQTRVIRTGRDRGSGLLGSQPQPVIPASVIPEELISQAQVVLQGKSRSVIIRELQRTNLDVNLAVNNLLSRDDEDGDDGDDTASESYLPGEDLMSLLDADIHSAHPSVIIDADAMFSEDISYFGYPSFRRSSLSRLGSSRVLLLPLERDSELLRERESVLRLRERRWLDGASFDTERGSTSREGEPSLDKKNIPVQSPVSLGEELQWWPDKDGVKFVSIGSLFSELVAVSSKGELYQWKWSEPEPYRNTQNPSIRHPRVSFLGLTNEKITLLSANSIRATVATETNKVATWMDDTLSSVASKLEHSAQVYPELQGERIVSLHCCALYTCAQLESSLYWWGVVPFSQRKKMLEKARAKNKKPKSSAGISSVPNITVGTQVCLRNNPLYHAGAVAFSVNAGIPKVGLLLESVWNMNDSCRFQLRSPESLKNMDKTTKTQEIKTESKPELVKTEMGPPPSPASTCSDTSSIASSASLPYKRRRSTPAPKEEEKVNEEQWPLREVVFVEDVKNVPVGKVLKVDGAYVAVKFPGTSSSVSTQPSLPSAPAPITDSDPSSLLQDCRLLRIDELQVVKTGGTPKVPDCFQRTPKKLCIPEKAEILAVNVDSKGVHAVLKTGNWVRYCIFDLATGKAEQENNFPTSNLAFLGQSERNVAIFTAGQDSPVILRDGNGTIYPMAKDCMGGIRDPEWLDLPPIASLGMGVHSLANLPTNSTIKKKAAIIILAVEKQTLMQHVLRCDFEACRQYLVNLEQAVLLEQSPHVLHSFLGHRCDGNRNILHACVSVCFPVSNKETKEEEEAERSERNTFAERLSAVEAIANAISVVSSNSSGNRTGSSSSRGLRLREMMRRSLRAAGLGRHESGPSSSDHQDPVSPPIAPPSWVPDPPPMDPDGDIDFILAPAVGSLTTASTGTSQGPSTSTIPGPSSEPSVVESKDRKANAHLILKLMCDSMVLRPHLRELLSAKDARGMTPFMLAVSGRAYPAAITVLEAAQKMAKVGEPGMTEKVDADSAFMEMICPSGTNPDDSPLYVLCCNDTCSFTWTGAEHINQDIFECRTCGLLESLCCCTECARVCHKGHDCKLKRTSPTAYCDCWEKCKCKTLIAGQKAARLDLLYRLLTTTNLVTSPNSRGEHILLFLVQTVARQSVEHCQYRPPRIREDRNRKAANAEDSDMPDHDLEPPRFAQLALERVLQDWNALKSMIMFGSQENKDPLSASSRIAHLLPEEQVYLNQQSGTIRLDCFTHCLIVKCAPDITFIDTLLGTLVKELQNKYTPGRREEAIVVTRRFLRSVARVFVILSVEMASSKKKNNFIPQPIGKCRRVFQALLPYAVEELCNVAESLIVPVRMGIARPTAPFTLASTSIDAVQGSEELFSVEPLPPRPSPDQSSNSSQTASSYIIRNPQPRRSSQSQPVRGRDEEQDDIVSADVEEVEVVEGVAGEEDHHEDQEEQGEENAEAEGQHDEHDEDGSDMELDLLAAAETESDSESNHSNQDNASGRRSVVTAATAGSEAGASSVPAFFSEDDSQSNDSSDSDSSSSQSDDVDQETFLLDEPLERTTTASHVNSAAQAPRSMQWAVRNTPSQRATGSAPSSSSTPAASSTGLIYIDPSNLRRSSAISTSAAAAAAALEASNSSSYLTSASSLARAYSIVIRQISDLMSLIPKYNHLVYSQYPAAVKLTYQDAVNLQNFVEEKLIPTWNWMVSIMDSTEAQLRYGSALSSAGDPGHPSHPLHASQHSARRERMTAREEASLRTLEGRRRAATLLTVRQGMMSARGDFLNYALSLMRSHNDEHSDVLPVLDVCSLKHVAYVFQALIYWIKAMNQQTTLDTTQMDRKRSREILELGLDNEDSEHENDEDTNQSSTLQDKEDDSVPAEMGQNHPFFRRSDSMTFLGCIPPNPFEVPLAEAIPLADQPHLLQPNARKEDLFGRPSQGLYSSSYTASKGLAEATLDRSCLEVNMGSSQILPTKMSYSANLKNVMSMETSQRGREDQPMDQELVAPKPGPSPHDLAAQLKSSLLAEIGLTESDGPPLPSFRPHCSFMGMVISHDMLLGRWRLSLELFGRVFMEDVGAEPGSILTELGGFEVKESKFRREMEKLRNLQSRDLALEVDRDRDQLIQQTMRQLNTHFGRRCTTTPMAVHRVKVTFKDEPGEGSGVARSFYTAIALAFLSNDKLPNLDCVQSVSKGMQASSTCHHDYNSSMTLNLMQRLRNRDRERERRSGGLRAGSRRDRDSSRLANVSSTNLDRGSRSTDSCVDMTTGSEFRTFKWIMDSRRQLSIDTRPFRPASEGNPSDEPDPLPAHRQALGERLYPRVHAMQPAFASKITGMLLELSPAQLLLLLASEDSLRARVEEAMELLIAHGRENGADSILDLGLLEAPEKAQQQENRKRHGSTRSVVDMELDDPEDGDDNAPLFYQPGKRGFYSPRPGKNTEARLNCFRNIGRILGLCLLQNELCPITLNRHVIKVLLGRKVNWHDFAFFDPVMYESLRQLIRHSQAGEAEAVFAAMDVAFAIDLCKEEGAGQVELLSGGVNMPVTPLNVYEYVRKYAEHRMLVVAEQPLHAMRKGLLDVLPKNALEDLTAEDFRLLVNGCGEVNVQMLISFTSFNDESGTKTLARIHKESQRENADKLLQFKRWFWSIVEKMSMTERQDLVYFWTSSPSLPASEEGFQPMPSITIRPPDDQHLPTANTCISRLYVPLYSSKQILKQKLLLAIKTKNFGFV; translated from the exons TTCAAAGTTGAGTGGCAGTGGTTCAGGGACAGGAAGGAGCTCCAGGCCAGGCAGGACTAGTGATCCTCCCTGGTTCCTGTCTGGCTCTGACACACTGGGCAGACTGGCAGGCAACACCCTTGG GAGTCGCTGGAGCTCCGGGGTGAACGGTGGatcaggtggaggaggaggaggaggtggtggtggtggcggtggcagCAGCAGTGTAGGAGGTGCAGGGGGAGGAGGTGTAGGAGGAGCTGtcagtggaggaggtggtggtggaggctcCTCTGGGAGGTCGTCTACAGCTGCCCGGGACTCGAGACGTCAGACCAGGGTGATCCGCACAGGGAGGGACCGGGGCTCTGGTCTCCTGGGCAGCCAGCCCCAGCCTGTCATCCCTGCCTCAGTCATCCCAGAGGAACTCATCTCCCAG gCTCAGGTGGTCCTCCAGGGGAAGTCTAGGAGTGTGATCATCCGGGAGCTCCAGAGGACCAACCTGGATGTCAACCTGGCCGTCAACAACCTACTGAGCAGAGACGATGAGGACGGTGACGATGGCGATGACACAGCCAGCGAGTCCTACCTCCCTGGAG AGGACCTGATGTCCCTGCTGGACGCTGACATCCACTCAGCCCACCCCAGTGTCATCATCGATGCTGACGCCATGTTCTCTGAGGACATCAGCTACTTTGGCTACCCTTCCTTCAGACGCTCCTCCCTGTCCCGCCTGGGCTCCTCGCGAG TTCTCCTTCTTCCCTTAGAGCGTGACTCAGAGCTGTTGCGTGAGCGCGAGTCTGTGTTGAGGTTGCGGGAGCGGAGGTGGCTGGATGGGGCCTCATTTGACACGGAGAGGGGCTCCACCAGCCGCGAGGGGGAGCCCAGCCTGGACAAGAAGAACATCCCCGTCCAGAGCCCTGTCTCTCTGGGCGAGGAGCTGCAATGGTGGCCTGACAAG GATGGTGTGAAGTTTGTGAGCATCGGGTCCTTGTTCTCTGAGCTGGTGGCAGTGAGCTCTAAGGGGGAACTCTACCAGTGGAAGTGGAGTGAACCAGaaccatacagaaacacacag AACCCTTCTATCCGCCACCCCCGGGTGTCCTTCCTGGGCCTGACCAATGAGAAGATCACCCTGCTGTCTGCTAACAGCATCAGAGCCACCGTGGCCACGGAGACCAATAAGGTGGCGACCTGGATGGATGACACCCTGAGCAGTGTGGCGTCCAAGCTGGAACACAGTGCCCAGGTCTACCCTGAGCTGCAGGGGGAGCGCATCGTGTCTCTGCACTGCTGTGCCCTCTACACCTGCGCCCAGCTGGAGAGCAGCCTGTACTGGTG GGGTGTTGTGCCTTTTAGTCAACGGAAAAAGATGCTTGAAAAGGCTAGAGCCAAGAACAAGAAGCCAAAGTCCAGTGCCGGCATCTCCTCAGTACCCAACATCACCGTGGGAACGCAG GTGTGCCTGAGGAATAACCCCCTCTACCACGCCGGTGCCGTTGCCTTTTCTGTCAACGCTGGGATCCCCAAGGTGGGACTGCTCCTTGAGTCTGTCTGGAACATGAACGACAGCTGCAGGTTCCAGCTGCGATCACCAGAGAGCCTCAAGAACATGGACAAGACCACCAAGACCCAGGAGATCAA AACGGAGAGCAAGCCGGAGTTGGTAAAGACTGAGATGGGGCCCCCTCCTTCCCCGGCCTCCACCTGCAGTGACACCTCCTCCATCGCTAGCAGTGCCTCGCTGCCCTACA AACGAAGACGCTCAACCCCGGCTCccaaagaggaggagaaggtgaACGAGGAGCAGTGGCCTCTTCGGGAAGTGGTGTTTGTGGAGGATGTTAAAAACGTCCCTGTGGGAAAG GTGCTGAAAGTGGACGGTGCGTATGTAGCTGTGAAGTTTCCAGGGACATCAAGCAGTGTGAGCACACAGCCGAGTCTACCTAGTGCTCCAGCTCCCATCACTGACTCTGACCCCTCCTCACTGCTGCAGGACTGTAGGCTGCTCAGAATAGATGAGTTACAG GTGGTGAAAACTGGTGGAACTCCTAAAGTTCCAGATTGCTTCCAGCGTACACCTAAAAAACTCTGCATCCCAGAGAAGGCTGAGATTCTGGCTGTGAATGTTGACTCCAAAG GAGTCCACGCAGTGCTGAAGACTGGTAACTGGGTGAGGTACTGTATCTTTGACCTGGCCACAGGCAAAGCAGAGCAGGAGAATAACTTCCCCACCAGTAACCTGGCCTTCCTGGGGCAGAGTGAACGCAACGTAGCAATCTTCACCGCAGGACAG GACTCTCCAGTCATCCTTCGGGATGGAAACGGCACAATTTACCCAATGGCCAAAGACTGTATGGGCGGGATCCGAGACCCTGAGTGGTTGGACCTGCCGCCCATCGCCAGCCTGGGCATGGGGGTGCACTCCCTGGCCAACCTCCCCACCAACTCAACCATCAAGAAGAAAGCTGCTATTATCATATTGGCTGTGGAA AAGCAGACGTTAATGCAGCACGTGCTGCGTTGTGACTTTGAGGCCTGTCGTCAGTACCTGGTGAACCTGGAGCAGGCTGTACTCCTGGAGCAGAGTCCCCACGTCCTCCACTCCTTCCTGGGCCACCGCTGCGACGGCAACCGCAACATCCTCCACGCCTGCGTCTCCGTCTGCTTCCCCGTCAGCAACAAGGAGACCAAGGAGGAGGAAG AAGCTGAACGGTCTGAGAGGAATACATTTGCAGAGAGACTGTCAGCAGTGGAGGCCATAGCCAACGCTATCTCTGTGGtgtctagcaacagctctggaaACAGGACCGGCTCTTCCAGCAGCAGAGG GCTGCGTCTGAGGGAGATGATGAGGCGCTCTCTGAGAGCTGCGGGGCTTGGCCGTCACGAGTCTGGCCCCTCCTCCAGTGATCACCAGGACCCTGTGTCCCCACCCATCGCTCCTCCCAGCTGGGTGCCTGACCCCCCTCCCATGGACCCAGATGGTGACATAGACTTCATCCTGGCCCCTGCAGTGGGATCTCTCACCACAGCTTCTACAGGGACCAGCCAGGGCCCCAGCACCTCCACTATACCAG GCCCCTCCTCCGAGCCTTCGGTGGTGGAGTCTAAAGACCGCAAGGCCAACGCCCACCTCATCCTCAAACTGATGTGTGACAGCATGGTTCTCCGGCCACACCTCCGCGAGCTGCTCTCCGCCAA GGATGCCCGTGGAATGACCCCATTCATGCTGGCAGTCAGCGGGAGAGCTTACCCAGCTGCCATTACTGTTCTGGAGGCTGCGCAGAAAATGGCCAAGG TGGGAGAACCCGGCATGACTGAGAAGGTGGATGCAGACTCTGCGTTCATGGAGATGATTTGTCCCTCGGGGACCAACCCTGACGACTCTCCTCTCTACGTCCTCTGCTGCAACGACACCTGCAGCTTCACCTGGACAGGAGCTGAACACATCAACCAg GATATCTTTGAGTGCCGGACCTGCGGCCTGTTGGAGTCTCTCTGCTGCTGCACTGAGTGCGCCAGGGTGTGTCACAAAGGACACGACTGCAA ACTCAAGAGGACCTCTCCCACTGCTTACTGTGACTGCTGGGAGAAGTGTAAGTGTAAGACGCTGATTGCTGGACAGAAAGCTGCTCGCCTGGACCTGCTGTACAGACTGCTCACCACCACTAACCTGGTCACCAGTCCAAACAGCCG GGGGGAGCATATCCTTCTGTTCCTGGTGCAGACTGTTGCTAGGCAGAGTGTGGAGCACTGCCAGTACCGGCCCCCTCGCATCAGAGAGGACAGGAACCGCAAGGCTGCCAATGCAGAAG ACTCTGACATGCCGGACCATGACCTGGAACCTCCACGCTTCGCCCAGCTGGCCCTGGAGAGGGTGCTGCAGGACTGGAATGCTCTCAAGTCCATGATAATGTTCGGATCCCAGGAGAATAAAGACCC GCTGAGTGCCAGCAGCCGTATCGCCCATCTCCTTCCAGAGGAGCAGGTGTACCTGAACCAGCAGAGTGGCACCATCCGCCTGGACTGCTTCACACACTGCCTCATTGTCAAGTGTGCCCCTGACATTACA TTTATTGACACCCTGCTGGGGACCTTGGTGAAGGAGCTGCAGAACAAGTACACTCCTGGCCGGAGAGAGGAGGCCATCGTCGTCACCAGGAGGTTCCTGCGCTCCGTGGCCAGGGTGTTTGTCATCCTCAGCGTCGAGATGGCCTCGTCCAAAAAGAAAAA TAACTTCATCCCCCAGCCCATTGGGAAGTGCAGGCGTGTGTTCCAGGCCCTGCTGCCCTATGCGGTGGAGGAGCTGTGCAACGTGGCGGAGTCTCTCATCGTGCCTGTGAGGATGGGCATCGCCCGGCCCACCGCCCCCTTCACCCTGGCCAGCACCAGCATCGACGCCGTGCAGGGCAGCGAGGAACTCTTCTCTGTGGAACCCTTGCCACCGAGACCCTCCCCAGACCAGTCCAGCAA TTCTAGTCAGACTGCATCGTCCTACATCATCAGGAACCCCCAGCCTCGCCGCAGCAGCCAGTCCCAGCCGGTCAGAGGGAGAGACGAGGAGCAGGATGACATTGTGTCTGCTGACGTTGAAGAG GTAGAGGTTGTCGAGGGCGTTGCCGGGGAGGAGGATCACCATgaagaccaggaggaacagggagaggagaaCGCTGAGGCAGAGGGACAGCATGATGAACATGATGAGGATG GAAGCGACATGGAGTTGGATCTGCTGGCTGCCGCGGAGACGGAGAGTGACAGCGAGAGTAACCATAGCAACCAGGACAATGCCAGCGGTCGGAGGAGTGTTGTCACCGCAGCAACTGCCGGCTCCGAAGCAG GTGCCAGCAGTGTCCCTGCCTTCTTTTCAGAGGACGACTCCCAGTCCAACGACTCGAGCGACTcggacagcagcagcagccagagcGACGACGTGGACCAGGAGACCTTCCTATTGGACGAGCCCTTGGAGAGGACCACCACCGCCTCGCACGTCAACAGTGCTGCCCAGGCGCCACGCTCCATGCAGTGGGCCGTACGCAACACCCCCAGCCAGAGAGCCACGGGCAGCGCcccctccagctcctccacccctgcTG CGAGCTCCACAGGTCTGATCTACATCGACCCGTCCAACCTGCGGCGCAGCAGCGCCATCAGCACCAGCGCGGCCGCTGCGGCTGCAGCTCTGGAGGCCTCCAACTCATCCAGCTACCTGACGTCAGCCTCCAGTTTAGCCCGGGCCTACAGCATCGTCATCAGACAGATCTCTGACCTGATGAGCCTCATCCCCAAGTACAACCACCTGGTCTACTCCCAGTACCCTGCTGCAGTCAAACTCACCTACCAGGACGCTGTCAACCTGCAG AACTTTGTTGAGGAGAAGCTGATCCCTACGTGGAACTGGATGGTGTCCATCATGGACTCTACAGAGGCTCAGCTGCGTTACGGCTCGGCCCTGTCCTCAGCAGGCGACCCCGGACACCCATCCCACCCCCTCCACGCCTCGCAGCACTCTGCCCGCAGGGAGCGCATGACTGCCCGCGAGGAAGCCAGCCTCCGCACCTTGGAAGGACGCAG ACGTGCGGCCACTCTGCTGACAGTGCGTCAGGGGATGATGTCAGCGCGGGGAGACTTCCTGAACTACGCCCTGTCTCTGATGCGTTCCCATAATGACGAGCACTCTGACGTTCTGCCTGTGCTGGATGTGTGTTCTCTCAAACACGTGGCCTACGTCTTCCAGGCCCTCATCTACTGGATCAAAGCCATGAACCAGCAGACAACTCTGGACACAACACAGATGGACCGCAAGAG GAGCCGAGAGATTCTGGAACTGGGACTGGACAATGAAGATTCTGAACATGAGAATGACGAGGACACCAATCAAA gttCCACGCTCCAGGATAAGGAGGATGACTCGGTCCCTGCTGAGATGGGACAGAACCACCCGTTCTTCCGGCGCTCTGACTCCATGACCTTCCTGGGCTGTATCCCCCCCAACCCCTTCGAGGTCCCCCTGGCAGAGGCCATCCCCCTGGCAGACCAGCCTCACCTCTTGCAG CCCAATGCAAGGAAGGAGGATCTGTTTGGCCGTCCTAGTCAGGGCCTGTACTCGTCCTCGTACACAGCAAGCAAAGGCCTGGCCGAGGCCACCCTGGACCGCAGCTGCCTGGAGGTTAACATGGGCTCCTCTCAG ATCCTACCCACCAAGATGTCCTACTCAGCCAACCTGAAGAACGTGATGAGTATGGAGACTAGTCAGCGCGGCCGAGAGGACCAGCCCATGGACCAGGAGCTAGTGGCTCCAAAGCCAGGCCCCTCACCCCACGACCTAGCTGCCCAGCTGAAGAGCAGCCTCCTGGCTGAAATAGGCCTCACTGAGAGCGATGGACCACCGCTCCCTTCCTTTAG ACCCCACTGTAGTTTTATGGGGATGGTGATCTCCCATGACATGCTGCTGGGCCGCTGGCGTCTGTCTCTGGAGCTGTTCGGACGCGTCTTCATGGAGGATGTTGGAGCAGAGCCTGGATCG ATCCTGACCGAGCTGGGGGGCTTTGAGGTGAAGGAGTCTAAGTTCCGCCGGGAGATGGAGAAACTCCGTAACCTCCAGTCTCGTGACCTGGCCCTGGAGGTGGACCGTGACCGTGACCAGCTGATCCAGCAGACCATGAGGCAGCTCAACACCCACTTTGGCCGGCGCTGCACCACCACACCCATGGCTGTGCACCGCGTTAAGGTCACCTTCAAAGACGAGCCGGGCGAGGGTAGTGGTGTGGCCCGTAGCTTCTACACGGCCATCGCCCTGGCCTTCCTGTCCAATGACAAGCTGCCCAACCTGGACTGTGTGCAGAGCGTCAGCAAGGGCATGCAGGCCAGCAGTACGTGTCATCACGATTACAACTCAAGTATGACATTGA ATCTGATGCAGCGGCTGAGGAACAGAGACCGGGAGAGGGAGCGGAGGAGTGGAGGGCTCCGAGCCGGCTCTAGGAGAGACCGAGACAG CTCCCGTTTGGCTAATGTCTCTTCTACCAACCTTGATCGCGGTTCCCGCAGCACTGACAGCtgtgttgacatgacaactgGGTCGGAGTTCCGAACCTTCAAATGGATCAT ggactCGAGGAGACAGCTGTCCATTGACACCCGGCCCTTCAGGCCAGCCTCGGAGGGGAACCCCAGTGATGAACCTGACCCCCTGCCTGCCCACAGACAGGCCCTGGGAGAGAGGCTGTACCCCCGTGTCCACGCTATGCAGCCG GCGTTTGCCAGTAAGATCACAGGGATGCTGCTGGAGCTCTCCCCAGCCCAGCTGCTGTTGCTCCTGGCCAGTGAGGACTCTCTCAGGGCCAGGGTGGAGGAGGCCATGGAGCTGCTCATTGCACATGGAAG GGAAAATGGTGCTGACAGCATACTGGACCTGGGTCTCCTGGAGGCTCCTGAGAAAGCACAG CAGCAGGAGAACCGTAAGCGTCATGGCTCCACCCGTAGTGTGGTGGACATGGAGCTGGACGACCCTGAAGACGGAGATGACAACGCTCCCCTGTTCTACCAGCCCGGGAAGAGAGGCTTCTACTCCCCCCGGCCCGGCAAGAACACGGAGGCCAGGCTCAACTGCTTCAGGAACATCGGCAG aATACTAGGGCTGTGTCTGCTGCAGAATGAGCTCTGTCCAATTACCTTGAACAGACATGTCATCAAGGTGCTGCTCGGCAGAAAG gTGAACTGGCATGACTTTGCCTTCTTTGACCCGGTAATGTACGAGAGCCTGCGGCAGTTGATCCGTCACTCTCAGGCTGGAGAGGCGGAAGCTGTCTTTGCAGCCATGGACGTGGCCTTTGCCATAGACCTGTGTAAGGAGGAAGGGGCTGGACAG GTGGAGCTGCTGTCAGGTGGGGTCAACATGCCTGTGACTCCTCTCAACGTTTACGAATACGTGAGAAAGTACGCCGAACACAGGATGCTGGTGGTTGCCGAGCAACCTCTTCAT GCGATGAGGAAGGGTCTGTTGGATGTCCTTCCTAAGAATGCCCTGGAGGACTTGACAGCTGAGGACTTCAGGCTGCTGGTCAACGGCTGTGGAGAGGTCAACGTGCAGATGCTCATCAGCTTCACTTCCTTCAATGATGAATCTGGTACAAAGACCTTGGCCCGTATTCACAAAGAATCTCAGA GGGAAAATGCTGATAAGTTGTTGCAGTTTAAACGCTGGTTTTGGTCCATCGTGGAGAAGATGAGCATGACTGAGAGGCAAGATCTG GTGTACTTCTGGACCTCCAGTCCGTCTCTGCCAGCCAGTGAGGAAGGCTTCCAGCCCATGCCCTCCATCACCATCAGGCCTCCGGACGACCAGCACCTGCCCACGGCCAACACCTGCATCTCGCGCCTCTACGTGCCACTCTACTCCTCCAAACAGATTCTAAAACAGAAACTCTTACTAGCCATTAAGACCAAGAACTTTGGTTTTGTGTAG